The following proteins are co-located in the Solanum pennellii chromosome 1, SPENNV200 genome:
- the LOC107010276 gene encoding plant UBX domain-containing protein 2 → MGDMKDKMKGFMKKVSFSSSGKFKGQGRVLGSSSSSSGPPPNHVINLSSQNLPSKPNTKSLVKRTSDYDERIDNKCVNHVNKSELKDGFDPYGELVTSGKRNPKGYSLNVFECPVCCTVFGSEEEVSSHIDNCLASEVSDLGVESKDEEVKSGVEECVSVYVSGKPLDGSVEVVVKLLKNIGKEPTNAKFRKIRMGNPKIKEAIGDVVGGVELLEFVGFELKEEGGEIWGVMDVPSEEQLVKLKNVVSLLEPKKVEELASASQVKAASKPVEPKKIDRQIKVFFSVPESVAAKIVLPDSFFNLTHEELRREAEMKRKKLEESKLLIPKSFREKQAKAARKKYNRSIIRIQFPDGVLLQGVFLPSEPTSALYEFVSSALKEPSLEFDLLHPVLVKRRVIPHFPATGERAITLEEEDLIPSALLKFKPLETDSVVFTGLCNELLEISEPLETGSASSS, encoded by the exons ATGGGTGATATGAAGGATAAAATGAAGGGGTTCATGAAAAAGGTGTCTTTTTCATCTTCAGGTAAGTTTAAAGGCCAAGGTAGAGTATTGGGTagttcttcatcatcttcaggGCCACCCCCAAATCATGTTATTAATTTGTCATCACAAAATTTACCTTCAAAGCCAAATACAAAATCATTGGTTAAAAGAACAAGTGATTATGATGAAAGAATTGATAATAAATGTGTTAATCATGTTAATAAGAGTGAATTAAAAGATGGTTTTGATCCATATGGTGAATTAGTCACTTCTGGTAAGAGGAATCCAAAAGGGTATTCTTTAAATGTTTTTGAATGTCCTGTTTGTTGTACTGTTTTTGGTTCTGAAGAAGAGGTTTCAAGTCATATTGATAATTGTTTAGCCTCTGAAGTGAGTGATTTGGGAGTTGAAAGTAAAGATGAAGAAGTTAAGAGTGGAGTGGAAGAATGTGTTAGTGTGTATGTTTCAGGAAAGCCATTAGATGGATCAGTGGAGGTTGTTGTAAAGTTGTTAAAGAATATCGGGAAGGAACCAACGAATGCGAAGTTTAGGAAGATACGGATGGGGAATCCGAAGATAAAGGAGGCTATAGGTGATGTTGTAGGAGGAGTTGAGCTATTGGAATTTGTTGGATTTGAGTTGAAAGAAGAAGGTGGGGAAATTTGGGGTGTGATGGATGTTCCTTCTGAAGAACAACTTGTTAAACTTAAGAATGTAGTTTCACTTTTGGAACCAAAGAAGGTTGAAGAGTTGGCATCAGCATCCCAAGTTAAGGCGGCGAGTAAACCAGTTGAGCCGAAGAAGATTGATAGACAG ATTAAAGTGTTCTTTTCTGTTCCGGAGAGCGTTGCAGCAAAAATTGTGCTACCTGACTCATTCTTTAACCTCACACATGAGGAATTGAGAAGAGAGGCAGAGATGAAGAGGAAGAAACTAGAGGAGTCGAAATTATTGATTCCTAAATCTTTTCGGGAAAAGCAGGCAAAAGCTGCAAGAAAGAAGTACAACAGATCCATTATCCGAATTCAGTTTCCAGATGGAGTATTGCTTCAAGGTGTCTTTCTACCTTCTGAGCCAACTAGTGCTCTTTATGAG TTTGTGAGCTCGGCGTTAAAGGAACCAAGCTTAGAGTTTGATTTGTTACATCCGGTGCTTGTCAAGAGGCGGGTGATACCCCATTTTCCAGCTACCGGGGAGAGGGCTATAACACTTGAAGAGGAGGATTTGATTCCTTCAGCTCTACTCAAATTTAAACCTTTAGAAACAGATTCCGTCGTTTTTACAGGTCTTTGCAATGAACTTCTTGAAATCAGCGAGCCACTCGAGACTGGATCAGCTTCTTCCTCGTAA
- the LOC107007828 gene encoding protein TIFY 6B-like isoform X1: protein MERDFMGLNIKDSLLVVKDEPVESSKDSGFRWPMSSKVGVPHFMSLNSAQDENTFKALSATDGVDAGLKRQSGELQNVHAMHLPYDVKMLPFNMNNPSYKTHFGGIGQMKQVLGGIPVTAPHSMLPSRGSVAGTTEPWFNSKGSAAPAQLTIFYGGTVNVFEDISPEKAQAIMFLAGHGCAPPNVVQPRFQLQASASKPAAADGVCVNQTPNMLPASGLSSPMSVSSHPIGQSDGSSGNKDDMKMSKTANISVTPLVKLDTSKIVTSLGPVGATTIMTAAVPQARKASLARFLEKRKERVMNLAPYGLSKKSPECSTPESNGVGFSATSTPLLAGKET, encoded by the exons ATGGAGAGGGACTTTATGGGATTGAATATCAAAGATTCTTTACTTGTAGTCAAGGATGAACCTGTTGAAAGCTCCAAAGACTCTG GGTTTCGCTGGCCAATGTCGAGCAAGGTTGGTGTACCTCATTTCATGTCCTTGAACTCTGCTCAAGATGAGAACACCTTCAAAGCTCTATCTGCCACAGATGGAGTCGATGCTGGTCTCAAACGTCAGTCTGGTGAACTCCAG AATGTGCATGCAATGCATCTTCCATATGATGTTAAGATGCTTCCATTTAACATGAACAACCCCTCCTACAAGACTCATTTTGGTGGTATTGGCCAGATGAAGCAAGTTCTTGGTGGAATTCCTGTTACAGCTCCTCATTCAATGCTTCCATCGCGTGGCTCTGTGGCTGGGACAACCGAACCTTG GTTTAATTCCAAGGGTTCTGCAGCACCTGCTCAACTGACCATCTTCTATGGTGGGACGGTCAATGTCTTCGAGGATATCTCCCCTGAGAAG GCACAGGCTATTATGTTTTTGGCTGGACATGGCTGTGCTCCACCTAATGTGGTGCAACCAAGGTTTCAACTTCAGGCATCTGCATCGAAACCTGCTGCTGCAGATGGTGTTTGTGTGAACCAAACCCCAAACATGCTGCCTGCCTCGGGTCTTTCTAGCCCTATGTCCGTTTCTTCCCATCCCATTGGTCAATCTGATGGCAGTTCTGGAAACAAAGATGACATGAAGATGTCTAAAACTGCAAACATTTCAGTGACTCCCCTTGTCAAATTGGACACTTCAAAGATTGTGACATCACTAGGACCTGTTGGGGCGACTACCATAATGACAGCAG CGGTTCCACAAGCTAGGAAAGCATCTTTGGCTCGTTTTCTGGAGAAGCGTAAGGAAAG GGTGATGAACTTAGCACCATATGGCCTCAGCAAGAAATCGCCTGAGTGCTCCACCCCCGAGTCTAATGGAGTTGGTTTCTCTGCAACTTCCACTCCTCTGTTAGCCGGTAAGGAGACCTAG
- the LOC107007828 gene encoding protein TIFY 6B-like isoform X2 has translation MERDFMGLNIKDSLLVVKDEPVESSKDSGFRWPMSSKVGVPHFMSLNSAQDENTFKALSATDGVDAGLKRQSGELQMKQVLGGIPVTAPHSMLPSRGSVAGTTEPWFNSKGSAAPAQLTIFYGGTVNVFEDISPEKAQAIMFLAGHGCAPPNVVQPRFQLQASASKPAAADGVCVNQTPNMLPASGLSSPMSVSSHPIGQSDGSSGNKDDMKMSKTANISVTPLVKLDTSKIVTSLGPVGATTIMTAAVPQARKASLARFLEKRKERVMNLAPYGLSKKSPECSTPESNGVGFSATSTPLLAGKET, from the exons ATGGAGAGGGACTTTATGGGATTGAATATCAAAGATTCTTTACTTGTAGTCAAGGATGAACCTGTTGAAAGCTCCAAAGACTCTG GGTTTCGCTGGCCAATGTCGAGCAAGGTTGGTGTACCTCATTTCATGTCCTTGAACTCTGCTCAAGATGAGAACACCTTCAAAGCTCTATCTGCCACAGATGGAGTCGATGCTGGTCTCAAACGTCAGTCTGGTGAACTCCAG ATGAAGCAAGTTCTTGGTGGAATTCCTGTTACAGCTCCTCATTCAATGCTTCCATCGCGTGGCTCTGTGGCTGGGACAACCGAACCTTG GTTTAATTCCAAGGGTTCTGCAGCACCTGCTCAACTGACCATCTTCTATGGTGGGACGGTCAATGTCTTCGAGGATATCTCCCCTGAGAAG GCACAGGCTATTATGTTTTTGGCTGGACATGGCTGTGCTCCACCTAATGTGGTGCAACCAAGGTTTCAACTTCAGGCATCTGCATCGAAACCTGCTGCTGCAGATGGTGTTTGTGTGAACCAAACCCCAAACATGCTGCCTGCCTCGGGTCTTTCTAGCCCTATGTCCGTTTCTTCCCATCCCATTGGTCAATCTGATGGCAGTTCTGGAAACAAAGATGACATGAAGATGTCTAAAACTGCAAACATTTCAGTGACTCCCCTTGTCAAATTGGACACTTCAAAGATTGTGACATCACTAGGACCTGTTGGGGCGACTACCATAATGACAGCAG CGGTTCCACAAGCTAGGAAAGCATCTTTGGCTCGTTTTCTGGAGAAGCGTAAGGAAAG GGTGATGAACTTAGCACCATATGGCCTCAGCAAGAAATCGCCTGAGTGCTCCACCCCCGAGTCTAATGGAGTTGGTTTCTCTGCAACTTCCACTCCTCTGTTAGCCGGTAAGGAGACCTAG
- the LOC107002760 gene encoding F-box protein SKIP28 encodes MTQTSSQLSAPHEAMFLILPYLTLFELLSLTQVCKSFRDALKHDILPWLNIVVGKPINTRFSDEFLVKIMSKAKGRLNVVALRNCYKITDEGLLQVIASNPFINKLYLQGCTSLTIEGVIGAIKLLTKPNHKLKNLAISGIYNVKIEDFQTLCYLMGINQMQMKQITKNFYHVRHELYAFKQESQPSIDVDICQKCGEIREVFDCPRDSCKRRMQQQQQQQQKQLLIECRGCFLCVPRCEECGVCTKDEELGEAACVDILCLNCWLHLPKCNFCNKAYCNQHAYQQHVGSSLGFLCSECSFHATQSSH; translated from the exons ATGACACAAACTTCTTCACAATTAAGTGCACCACATGAAGCTATGTTCTTGATCTTGCCTTATCTCACTTTATTTGAACTTTTATCATTGACTCAAGTTTGCAAGTCATTTAGAGATGCTCTAAAACATGATATACTCCCATGGTTGAATATCGTCGTTGGAAAACCGATAAATACTCGATTTTCtgatgaatttttggtgaaaaTAATGTCTAAGGCAAAGGGTAGATTGAATGTTGTTGCTCTGAGAAATTGCTATAAGATAACAGATGAAGGGCTTCTACAAGTTATTGCTAGTAATCCTTTTATCAACAAG ctaTATTTACAAGGGTGCACTAGCTTAACCATTGAGGGAGTCATTGGTGCAATAAAATTACTCACCAAACCAAACCATAAGCTAAAAAACTTAGCTATTTCTGGCATCTACAATGTGAAAATAGAAGATTTTCAAACACTTTGTTATCTAATGGGAATAAATCAAATGCAAATGAAGCAAATAACGAAGAATTTCTACCACGTGAGACACGAATTATACGCGTTCAAACAAGAATCTCAGCCTTCAATCGACGTAGATATATGTCAGAAATGTGGTGAAATAAGAGAAGTTTTTGATTGTCCAAGAGATTCTTGTAAACGGAGaatgcaacaacaacaacaacaacaacaaaagcaacttCTTATAGAGTGCAG AGGTTGCTTCCTTTGTGTCCCAAGATGTGAAGAATGTGGTGTATGCACTAAAGATGAAGAATTAGGTGAAGCAGCTTGTGTAGACATATTGTGCTTAAATTGTTGGCTTCATCTTCCAAAATGTAATTTTTGTAACAAGGCATATTGCAACCAACATGCTTATCAACAACATGTTGGCTCTTCTTTAGGGTTCTTGTGTAGTGAGTGTAGTTTTCATGCAACACAAAGTTCACATTAG
- the LOC107003606 gene encoding dynein light chain 1, cytoplasmic has protein sequence MEKAEEELERRSKFLNSLILKKKSVEEKQQNEGLNVCVRASDMSFSLQNHAFKCARDNLDATMACGKVDSKRLALALKKEFDSTYGPAWHCIVGTSFGSYVTHSIGGFLYFSIDKVYVLLFRTAVEPLNH, from the exons ATGGAGAAAGCAGAGGAAGAGTTAGAGAGAAGGAGTAAGTTCTTGAAtagtttgattttgaagaagaaatcagTTGAGGAGAAACAGCAAAATGAGGGTTTGAATGTTTGTGTGAGAGCTTCAGATATGTCATTTTCTTTGCAAAATCATGCCTTTAAGTGTGCAAGAGACAATCTTGATGCTACTATGGCTTGTGGGAAAGTGGACAGTAAAAGACTTGCTTTGGCTCTTAAAAAG GAATTTGACTCAACATATGGACCAGCTTGGCATTGTATTGTGGGAACTAGCTTTGGTTCATATGTGACACATTCCATAGGAGGTTTTTTGTACTTCTCAATTGATAAGGTTTATGTTCTTCTATTTAGGACTGCTGTTGAACCTTTAAATCATTGA